The window AAATGATATCCAACCCCACCCCAATTTGGATACGTTTTTATAGAGGGAGAACCATTTACTGACTTTCAGTAAGTGGTTCTCTTTATTTTTGTATTTAATTGTATTAATAGTTGGCATGAAGTTTGCTTATAGAATAACTGAGAACATAAATTAATTTTCACTGAAAAATATGCAAAATACTTTTACAGAAATAAATTTATGTTGGCATAAGAATTGCTTAATAAAAAAGTAAGAATATACCTTAAAGAAGGAAAGGATGATAAGAATGAGCTTTGCAGAAATCAAAACAAATATCCCAGGAGAAAAATCTAAATCACTAGTCGAGAGACGACAAAATATAGTACCTAAAGGAGTAAGTAATGGTGTGCCTGCTTTTGCACAATCAGCTGAAGGAGCGTTAGTTACAGATGTAGACGGTAACACTTTTATTGACTTTGTTGGTGCAATTGGAGTCCAAAATGTTGGTCACAACCATCCGAAAGTGAAGCAAGCTCTACATGAGCAGGTTGACCAATTTATTCATACGGGCTTTAATGTGATGATGTATGAATCCTATATTGAATTGGCAGAAAAATTGGCTGAGATGGCACCTGGTAGCCATGAAAAAATGGTTCTCCTACAAAATACTGGAGCTGAAGCCGTTGAAAATGCAGTGAAAATTGCCCGTAAATATACGAAGCGGCAAGGCATTGTATCTTTTTCTAGAGGATTCCATGGCCGTACACTAATGACAATGAGCATGACTAGTAAAGTAAAGCCTTATAAATATGAATTTGGTCCGTTTGCACCTGAAGTATACCGTGCACCATACCCATACAATTATAGAAGACCAGCAGGTATGACAGTTGAACAGTATGAAGAAATGGTTCTGGCAGATTTTAAAAACTTCTTTATCTCAGATGTTGCACCAGAAAGCATTGCTGCGGTTGTTATGGAGCCGATCCAAGGTGAAGGTGGCTTTATAGTTCCAGGAAAACGTTTTGTCCAAGGTGTTGCTGAATTCTGTAAAGAGCATGGCATTCTCTTCGTTGCAGATGAAATACAAACAGGTTTTGCCAGAACAGGAAAGAATTTTGCCATCGAGCATTTCGATGTTGTTCCTGATTTACTAACTGTATCGAAAGCGATGGGTGCAGGAGTACCAATCAGCGGAGTAATCGGGCGCAAAGAAATCATGAATCAATCTGAGCCAGGCGAATTGGGTGGAACGTACAGTGGAAGTCCGCTAGGCTGTAAAGCTGCTTTAGCTGTGTTAGATATTATTGAAGAAGAAAAATTAAACGAGCGTGCTCAAGCAATTGGTGAAAAAGTACAGAGCCATTTCAAAAAGCTTGCTGGTAAATATGAATGTGTTGGCGATTATCGCGGACTAGGTGCGATGAATGCAATTGAAATCGTTAAGGATAAGGAATCCAAGGAACCTGCCAAAGATTTAACAAATAGCATCATCAAGGAAGCGAATAATAGAGGGCTGCTATTATTTAGTGCAGGGGTATACGGAAATGTTCTTCGTCTATTAATGCCGCTAGTGATTACGGATGAGCAATTAGAAGAGGGCTTATCTATATTAGAGCAGGCAGTTGAAGCAGGGGTTGCGACAAACAGTGTAACAGTAGGTTAACCGAATAACTGAATATATAACAAAACAATAATAAAACAGCGCATCTATATTTGTAGGTGCGCTGTTTTATTTCATTTCATTAATTCAATATTAAATCAATAAGGGTGGAGTGATTTAATATTGACTCACTATTTACATAAAATGATTTATTAATGAATTATATTCGCTATATTTACCATAAATACCATTATATTCCATTGGCATCATTTTTGCTTGTTTTAAGGTAAATGAATAAGTTTCCTTGAGGGAGGTGTTTAATAGGTAAAGGGGCTTATACAAAAATAATTCTGAATTTTAAAATAATAATAATTAGGAGTGAAAATGGATGAGTTCAACGCGATTAGCAATAGATGTAGGCGGTACATTTACGGATGTCTTTGTTTTTGATGAAAATTCTGGAACAATTTCGGTGACGAAAACCTCTTCGACACCTTCGAATCCAGAGAAAGGGATTTTAGATGGAATTGAAAAGGCTAAGATTAACGGGGAAGATATCAAGGTTTTTTCCCACGGAACTACGGTTGGAACAAATGCCTTAATTGAAAGAAAGCTTCCAAAGACCGCGTTAATCACAACAAAGGGATTTAGAGATGTTCCTGAGATTCGTAGAGGAACAAAAGAGGATATTTGGGATATGTACAAGGATACATCAAAACCGTATATCCAAAGAAGAGACCGCTTTGAAGTGCAAGAAAGAACAGACTTTGAAGGAAATATTCTGACCTCCATCAATGAGGACGAAGTACGACTTTTAGCAAGAAAACTTAAAAAGCGTGGAACGGAATCCATTGCCGTATGCTTCATCAATGCCTACGTCAACGGTGAAAATGAAAGCAAAGTAAAGGCAATATTAGCTGAAGAGCTTCCGGAAGTCTATGTTTGTATCTCTAGTGAGGTATTACCTGAAATCTTTGAGCATGAGCGGATGAGTACCACGATTATTAACGCTGTTCTTGGCCCGATTGTCAGTAAATATATTCAAACATTAGAATCTGAAATGGCACAAAAGGGCTATGAGGATGAAATTCTTGTGCTCCATTCCGGCGGAGGTGTGATGACGTCAACAACGGTTCCACGCTATGCTGCCCGACTAGCAAGCTCTGGAATTGCGGCAGGGGCAATTGCAAGTAAACATATTGCCAAGCTTTGCGGTTATGAAAACGCTATTGGACTAGACATGGGCGGGACAAGTACAGATATTTCTCTCATGTATGAGGGTGATATTCGGATTACAAAGGACTGGTCAATCGAATATGGCTATCCAATTGGTTTTCCTAGCATAGAAATCCTAACCATTGGTGCAGGTGGAGGAAGCTTGGCATGGGTGGATGACGGAGGTTCACTTCGAAACGGTCCGCAAAGTGCCGGCGCAGTTCCTGGACCTGCATGCTATGGAAGGGGTGGAACGGAACCGACTAATTCAGACGCAAACCTTGTGCTCGGCCGTCTCGGAATCGAATTATTGGATGGTTCCATGAAATTAGATAAAGAGAAAGCTGTACAGGCAGTTAAAAAGGTGGCTGACCAGTTTGATTATACAATCGAAGAAGCTGCACAGGCAATCATTCAAGTGGCTAATGCCAATATGTGTGATGCATTAAGATTAATCTCTGTGAGACGTGGCTATGATCCCCGTGATTTCGCACTGGTCGCCTTCGGTGGTGCAGGTCCTTTACACGGTGCACAATTAGCGAAGGAAATGGAAATTCCAACAATCATTGTTCCGCCACACCCAGGGGTTGCTGCTGCAATGGGTTGCTTATTAGTGGATGTTCGTCATGATATCTCTAAGACTTTTGTAAGAAATATCAATGATGTTTCATTAGATGAGTTGGAAGCTGAATATGTCACGATGGAAAAAGAAGCAGAGGATTTATTAGCTGAAGAAGGAGTTGATAATGATCACTCCACTCTTATGCGTTATATCGATATGAGATATAAAGGGCAGTGGCGTTCATTAGCCGTACCAGTCAGCAGTAATCTGCAGTCATTAGATGCTGTGCTGGAGACCTTCCATGAAGAGCATAAACGTGAGTTTGCTTTTTCCAACACGGAACAGCTTGTGGAAATTTATGGTCTACGGGTAACAGCAATTGGAACCGTTCCAAAACCTGAATTTCCTAAATATGGACCGTCAGGATTACTTGAGGATGCTCTGAAGGGTGTCAGAAATGTATATTTTGACGGTGAAATGTATGCAACAAATGTCTATAACCGTGAACAAATTCCTGTACTTGCGGAAATTCAAGGTCCAGCAATTGTTGATCAGCTTGATACGACTACGGTCATTCCGCCTAATTTCTCGGCTAGAGTAGATGAATATAGAAACTTAATTATTACAGTAAATGAATAAGAAAAAGGAGAGGTGAGCGGATTGAATAAAGCGCAAATTATTACAGGTGCAACGAAAAGTAAGCTGGATCCAGTAACATTTGAAGTGTTAAAGAATGGTTTTGTTAATCTTGTTGATCAGATGGCAGAGCAGATGCTTAGAACCTGCTATTCCTTTGTTATCTATAATCGTGATTTCAGCTGCGCATTATGTGATGCCGAGGGAAATACAGTGATGCAAGGAACGCAGGATATTTCAGTTCATGTCGGAACCTTGCACCTAACTGCTAAAGCGGTTATCGAGGATTTCAAGGACGATATCCATCCAGGGGATGTGTTCCTAGTAAATGACCCTTATCGCGGCGGGACTCATTTTAACGATACACGTGTTGTGATGCCTGTTTTCTATAATGATCAACTCATTGCCTTTATGCAGACCAATGGTCATTGGGCAGATATGGGTGGTTCGACACCGGGGTCCTTTGATATTAAGGCTAAGGATCATTATGGTGAGGGCGTACGAATCCCTCCTGTTCGTATTTATCATCAAGGTAATTACTTAAAGGATGTCGTGAACCTATTGGTTATGAATATGAGGGTTCCAGAAGAGAGATTGGGAGACTTGCAGGCACAGGTTGAAGCAGCGAAAGTAGGACAAACACAGCTGATGGGTATGATTAATAAATATGGTCTTGAAACAACGCTCACAGCCTTTGAAGAGGTTCAGGATTATGTAGAGCGCTTGACGAAGGCAAAAATTCAATCGTTACCAAAAGGAACCTGGGATACCGTTGATTATATTGATATGGACCCAGATATCGGAGACGGTCTAATCCCAATCCGGGTGCAGATGACGATATCAGATGAAGAAATCACCTATGATTTGAATGGGTCTCATCCATATATCGGATGCTTTTTAAATGCAGGCTTTGGTGCATCTTTATCAGCGGCCTATGCGGGTACCAAAACATTCTTTCCAGAAATCCCTTTAAACTCAGGGTTTTACCGAGCAGTGAAGGTAATCCTACCGGAAAATTCTGTGGTTAATGCACCAAGTCCAATTGCTGTCACAGGGTATTGCTCCGGTGCGTTCGAGAAAATCTTGAATGCCTGCTTTGAGCTATGGTCTAACATTATGCCTGAAAGAGCCTTAGCTTGTACATTCAACCTTGAATATTTGTTAATTGGTGGGAATGATAAACGGGATGAAGAGAGCAATTTCTTTATGTGGTATGACTGGATGGCTGGCGGGCATGGAGGTCGTATTGATCGAGATGGTGTGAATGCTACCTCTCCAGCATTCGGTGTTGGTTTAAGTGTACAGCCATGTGAAGGTCAGGAACGATTATCCCCGGTTGTTACAACAAAGCATGAAATTATTACAGATTCAGCCGGTCCTGGAAAATATCGTGGCGGCTGCGGAGTTGAAAAGGGCGGAATATTAACAGAAGTAGAAAATACAGTGATGTCTTATTGCTGTGACCGCTCTCGCTCGATTACATGGGGAATTTTTGGTGGTCTCCCTTCCACACCTCATGGCGCATGGTTAAATCCAGGTAAAGAGGAAGAACAGTTTTTAGGGACGATTTTCTCGAATGTTAAGGTTGAGAAAGGTGATTCATTTACACGACCATCTGCCGGCGGAGGCGGTTTAGGTGATCCGCTTGAAAGGGATATCCAGGCTGTACTAGAGGATGTTATTGATGAATACGTTTCCGTTGAAAGAGCGAAGAAAGATTACGGAGTCGTCATTATTGAAGTGGATAAGGATTTGGATCTTTTCGAGATAGACTATGAAGCTACGGAAAGGGAAAGGGCATATATTAAAGCCAATCGTAAGAAATGGCTTGAAACGGATCCTAAAGAAGTGGAGCATATGTTTAAAAATGATACTATTGATAAACTAGATGTGATACGACGATATGCTGTGATAATGGATTATGCCACAAATAAAGTGCTGAAAACATCAACAGAGCAATTTAGAGAATCAGTCAATAAGCGTTCAGTCACCTATTGGTAATAACTGTCTTGAACACATGGCAAGGTGATTGATAAGAAAAGGCGGTATATTCTCACTATAAAAAACTTTATGCAGGTCGGATGATACTCCGCCTGTATAAAGTTTTTTATTTAACTATTTTTCTGTTTGGTATTTTTTTAGCTTGCGTACCACCGAAGGCTGACTGATTCCTAAGTGTTTCGCTATTTCATAGGTTGATTTACAATGCTGAGAAGCTTTTAATAGTAGTCTTTTCTCCAGTTCTTCCAATGCAGCCTTTAAATCCAGGCCATCAAATATAGTAAAGTCCTTCTCATTTTCAGCTTGGATACTGACAAAGGATGGAACTGTACTTTCGATAGTCTCACCTTGGAAGAAAGCAGGAAGGTCTGTTGGTAAAATGGTAGCAGCCTCTGTTGTCAAAATAAGCCTTTCAATCAAGTTTTCTAACTCACGAACATTGCCGGGCCACCTGTAGGCAATTAAGAAGTCATAGGTCGTGGCATGAAGCTTTTTTGACGTTTTATATTTTTCGTTCATTGCATCAACATAATGATTGATTAATATAGGGATTTCCTCTTTACGTTCCCGTAATGGCGGAATGTGGAGCGGGATAACATTTAATCTGTAATATAAGTCCAGGCGAAATTTACCTTTTTCAACCATTTCTTCTAAATTTTGATTTGTTGCCGTGACAAGCCGAAAGTCGACATGCTGCTCTTTTTTGCCTCCGATTCTCATAAACTTCTTTTCCTGCAAAACTTTCAATAACTTAACCTGCATCGAGAGTGGTAGCTCGCCGATTTCATCTAAAAATAATGTTCCGTTATGTGCTTGTTCAATTAAACCCTGTTTCCCTTTTTTTGTTGCGCCAGTAAAAGAACCTGCTTCATAACCAAACATTTCTGACTCGAAAAGACTTTCAGGAATGGTACTACAGTTTACTTCAATAAAGGGTTCCTTACTACGCTGGCTTTGGTTATGTAGTTCGTGAGCAAACATACTCTTTCCAACTCCTGATTCACCTAATAGTAACACGGTTGCATCTGAGTCCGCGACACGATGAATCGTATTGCCGATTTGCTGCATTTCTTTGCTGCGATAATAAATGCCTTCTTTTCTTCGTAGTTCCTCAACTTCTGTTTGGTAGCCCTGTAGTTTACGCTCTAATTTTTCGTATTGCTCCTGAAGATTTCTAATTTCTGTTTGGTCTTGAGCATAGCTAATTACTCGGATAATGGAACCGTCATCAGCAAAAATAGGATACCCTTGTGTCATAATTATTTTTCCCGTTTGTGTATGCTGCATAATTTGTACAGTTTTTTTTTCTCTCAATACCAATGCCGTAATGGATGGAGTAAGAACAGCTTCTTTTTCGAGCTGATACACAGATTTCCCTTTATATTCATCTGTCTCGATTCCATAAACAGACCAATGTTCAGCATTTGTTTCTAGGATCATTCCGTTTGCATCTGCAATCGTTATATTATTATTGGACGTTTCAATAATCGAATTTAATATTTTATTTGCTAAAGAATCCTCCATTTACATCCTCCTTTATTTCAGCTTCGAGGTTTAATAGCTTACTATAATGCCTCTATTTGATTCAAATATAAATCAAAATAAACTAATAATCAAGAATTGAATTAAAATTCTAAAAATTTAATCCAGTTTTGAATCAACCTCCATAAAAAGTCAATTTTTGCCTTAATTAATCAAAAAATAGGTTGGCATGGTTATTGCTTATTCATTTTATATAAAAATTTTTTATCGGTTGAAGCATCAACCTGTAAGATAAGGAGGAAAATTGTGACTAAATATTTAAATTTCATCGGAGGCGAATGGAAAGATTCTAAGAATGGGGCAGTGAAAGAACACTATAATCCTGCCAACCCATCGCAACTTATTGGATATACCGTACCTGCAACTGCAGACGAAGTAAATGAAGCTGTTGGACAGGCAAAATTGTCCTTCTTGACATGGAAGCAGCGTTCTCCTGTAGAAAGAGGGGAAATACTAAGAAAAGCTGCCGATCTATTGGAAGCGCAAGCACAGGGTATTGCTGAAACTGCCACAAAGGAAATGGGAAAAAGATTGATAGAAATGAAGGGTGAAGTCCTCCGTGGAGCAGCTATATTGCGCTACTATGCACAAGAAGGTATGAGAAAGCAGGGTGAAGTCTTACCATCAGCTAATAGTCAAAATACACTTTATTCAATGAGAGTTCCTCTTGGTGTTGTTTCTGTTATTACACCTTGGAATTTTCCAGTAGCGATACCAATATGGAAAATTGCACCAGCATTAGTGTATGGGAACACAGTCGTTTGGAAGCCATCACAGGAGACCGGTATAACTGCTGTAAAAATTGCAGAGGTATTTGAACAAGCTGGTTTGCCGGCTGGCGTATTAAATCTAGTCAATGGAAGCGGAGAAATCGTTGGAAATACACTCGTTGAGCATCCCGAGATTGCAGCCATTACTTTTACGGGCTCTAACCGAGTGGGAAGACAGCTGGCTTCCAAAGCGGTCGCACAAAATAAAAAGTACCAGCTTGAGCTCGGTGGGAAAAATCCTGTTATTGTTCTTGAGGATGCCGATTTAGATTTGGCTGCAAAATTAACAATCGATGGTGCCATGAAGCAAACAGGGCAGCGCTGTACAGCTACAAGCCGGGTTTATGTTGAACAATCAATATATGAGACTTTTATTGAAAAGCTATTAGAACAAGTGAGTCAAATTAAAGTTGGAGATGGTCTGGAAGAGACTGTTACGATGGGGCCTGTTGCTTCCAAAAAACAATTTGAAACCGTTACCTCTTATATTAACAAAGGAATTGAAGAAGGGGCAGAAATTCTTTATGGTGGACAAGCACTAGATGCTGCAGTCTATAACAGTGGTTATTTTATTGAACCGACAATATTTGGAAAAGTAACAAATGAAATGACCATTGCCAGAGAAGAAATATTTGGTCCGGTATTAGCGGTAGTTAAAGTGGAAAATTATACAGATGCACTTACACAAGCCAATGATACAATCTATGGATTAAGTGCTTCATTATTCACAAATAATCTAGATAAAGCCTTTGATTTTATTAAAAATAGTGAAGTTGGAATGGTGCAGATTAACGGTGAAACAGGCGGAGCAGAACCGCAAGCGCCGTTTGGTGGTATGAAGGAATCTAGCTCTGGAACTCGGGAACAAGGTCAGGCAGCAATGGAATTTTTTACAGCTTATAAAACAGTAGCAATCACTACAAATCTGTAGAATAACAAACAATAAAATGATTTATCTCAAAACATTAAAAAAGAAGGTGTCATAAATAATATCGAAGAGGTGAGTGTAATTGGATAAGCGTAACTCTAGTAAAGTGTTGTCGAGGATGGATGTGATATTCCTTGCTTTTGGCGCAATGATTGGCTGGGGCTGGGTCGTATTATCTGGAAATTGGATTAACTCTGCCGGAATGGTTGGAGCCATGATTGCTTTTCTTGGTGGGGGAGTTCTTGTTATCTTTGTCGGCTTAGTATATGCAGAACTTACAGCAGCCATGCCGGATGTTGGCGGAGAATTGTACTATACCTTAAGGGGAATAGGTCCGAAGACAGCCTTCGTCTCTGCCTGGGCGCTAGCATTAGGGTATTTATCTGTTGTTGCCTTTGAAGCAGTTGCACTGCCTACGGTAATTGAATACATTTTTCCAAATTATAAAATGGGTTATCTGTATACTGTAGCAGAGTATGATGTCTATTTTACTTGGGTATTAGTCGGATCTATTGTATCGATCATTGTGACAGCGATCAATTACTTTGGAATGAAATCAGCGGCTGTTTTCCAAATGGTCTTAACGGTCATTATAGCGTTGATTGGTATCATGCTTATGGTCGGTGCAGGAGTTAATGGGAATTTTGCCAACGCGGACCCATTGTTCTCAGGCGGAAGCGCTGGTATTATTACGGTTCTTGTCATGACTCCATTCTTATTCGTTGGCTTTGATGTAATCCCTCAGGCTTCCAGTGAGATGAATGTATCACCGAAAGCAATTGGGAAGCTGCTTATTTTCTCTGTAGTGGTAGCGGTTATCTTCTATGTGGGTATTATTTTTGCAGTTGGTGTTGCATTGGATCAAAATACGTTAGCTGCTTCAGTTCTACCAACAGCAGATGCCATGGCAGCGGTGTTTGGTTCAGATTTATTTTCAACAATATTAATCCTTGGAGGCGTAGCTGGAATTTTAACGAGCTGGAATGCTTTCATTGTAGGAGGAAGCCGCGTACTTCTGTCTATGGCTGAGAAGAAAATGATCCCAGCGTGGTTTGGAAAAATACACCCTAAATATGGTACACCTGTAAATGCAGTTATGTTTATTGGCGGATTAGCTACCTTCGCTCCGTTATTAGGTCGTCCGATGTTAGTTTGGTTGGTTGATGCAGGTGGTTTAGCCATTGTAATTGGTTATTTATTAGTATCGATTGCTTTCGTCCAGCTGCGTAAAAAAGAACCCAATATGGAGCGTCCTTTCCGGGCTGGGAAATCCAGTGCTGTTGGCTGGATAGCAACTATATTAGGCATTGGTTTTATCGCTATGTACATGCCGGGTATGCCGGCTGCACTAATCTGGCCATATGAGTGGATTATTTTTGCTGGTTGGTGGGGGATAGGCTTTGTACTTATGTATAGAATGAGAGAAAACTTTGTGCCAGGAAAAATCACCTATCGTGCGGAAGTTACACAATCCATAGAAGAAATACGAAATAGTTAACGTTATAAAAACTGACTATTTAAAAAATAATGATTTGAAGTAGTTATTAAGTTGGTATATTAGTAGAAAATCCAACATATAAACCTGCTAATTATAGCAGGTTTATATGTTTTTTATTGAATATATTCAAACTTCGACGATTTTCAAGTAAGAAAATATTACATAATACTATTCATATGATGGAAAATGAGTTATTATATAAGAGTATTAAGATAATTCTAAAATTTTTGAATAATAGGTGAGAAATATGCAATTAGGAATGGAATTAAACCAATATCAAACCCTAAAGCTCACGTTGACACCTGAACTGCGACAGTCTATTAATATACTACAATATTCTTCACATGAATTAATAGATTTTATTAAACAGCAGGCGGTTGAGAATCCTCTTTTGGAAGTAAAGGATAATCACCAGTTGGATTTTGTAACTCGAAACGATTATAAAACAAATACTTATCATACTTGTTTCAACACAGAAAAGGATTACGACCCTATTATTCAGTACTCTGATACTTATATTACCCTTGAAAAGCATCTGCTTGAGCAAATCATGACACATGCTGCCATAACGCAGGGTCAAAAAAGTATTTTAAAATTTTTAATTGGACACTTAAATCAGCATGGATATCTAGAAATTGAGCCTTCTATCGCAGCCCACAATTTGTCTGTATCATTGGCTGAAATGGAGGAAGCAGTTTCACTGCTACAATCACTTGATCCAGTCGGTGTAGGAGCTAGAAACCTGAGAGAATGTTTATTAATTCAAACTGCTGCACAACCCAATTGTCACCCTTTAGCCTCTCAAATGATTGAGCATCATATGGAGGACATAGCTGCAAAGCGATTTCATAAATTGGCCAAATTATTTCAAGTAACCGTTCAGGATATTCAGGAAGCAGCCGATTTTATTAAATCATTAAACCCTCGCCCCTGCAGTGAATATTACCATGAAATGACACAATATATTATTCCGGATGTAATGGTTGAGAAAGTAAATGAGGAATACTTAATCATCGTGAATGATAGCTTGATACCTCAGGTCAGAATAAATCCCTTATATCAAAGTAGTAATTTGAAAGCTGCAGAGGATTATGTCAAAAAGAAGCAGCATGAAGTTACCATGCTAATGAATGGCATTTCCCAAAGAAAATATACTCTCTATAAAGTAACCGAGGTTATTTTAGAGATGCAAAATGATTTCTTTCAATTTGGAATGAGTAAATTAAAACCGATGACATTAAAGGATGTATCAGAGCAGCTTGGCTTTCATGAATCCACAATCAGCAGAGCAACCAGTAATAAGTATATCCAAACACAACATGGTCTTTTTAAATTGAAGGATTTATTTTCAACTGGTCTCTCCAAACGGAATAGCATAGAAAATGAATCGTCTGTTGTCATCAAGGAAAAAATAAAAGAGTTGATTGAGACGGAAAATAAAGCAAAACCGGTTTCAGATCAAATGATTGTCCAATCGCTCATGCAAAATGGTGTTCAAATTTCCCGCCGAACTGTTGCAAAATACCGAGAAGAAATGGGGATTCCTGGTTCT of the Bacillus tuaregi genome contains:
- the gabT gene encoding 4-aminobutyrate--2-oxoglutarate transaminase, with translation MIRMSFAEIKTNIPGEKSKSLVERRQNIVPKGVSNGVPAFAQSAEGALVTDVDGNTFIDFVGAIGVQNVGHNHPKVKQALHEQVDQFIHTGFNVMMYESYIELAEKLAEMAPGSHEKMVLLQNTGAEAVENAVKIARKYTKRQGIVSFSRGFHGRTLMTMSMTSKVKPYKYEFGPFAPEVYRAPYPYNYRRPAGMTVEQYEEMVLADFKNFFISDVAPESIAAVVMEPIQGEGGFIVPGKRFVQGVAEFCKEHGILFVADEIQTGFARTGKNFAIEHFDVVPDLLTVSKAMGAGVPISGVIGRKEIMNQSEPGELGGTYSGSPLGCKAALAVLDIIEEEKLNERAQAIGEKVQSHFKKLAGKYECVGDYRGLGAMNAIEIVKDKESKEPAKDLTNSIIKEANNRGLLLFSAGVYGNVLRLLMPLVITDEQLEEGLSILEQAVEAGVATNSVTVG
- a CDS encoding hydantoinase/oxoprolinase family protein produces the protein MSSTRLAIDVGGTFTDVFVFDENSGTISVTKTSSTPSNPEKGILDGIEKAKINGEDIKVFSHGTTVGTNALIERKLPKTALITTKGFRDVPEIRRGTKEDIWDMYKDTSKPYIQRRDRFEVQERTDFEGNILTSINEDEVRLLARKLKKRGTESIAVCFINAYVNGENESKVKAILAEELPEVYVCISSEVLPEIFEHERMSTTIINAVLGPIVSKYIQTLESEMAQKGYEDEILVLHSGGGVMTSTTVPRYAARLASSGIAAGAIASKHIAKLCGYENAIGLDMGGTSTDISLMYEGDIRITKDWSIEYGYPIGFPSIEILTIGAGGGSLAWVDDGGSLRNGPQSAGAVPGPACYGRGGTEPTNSDANLVLGRLGIELLDGSMKLDKEKAVQAVKKVADQFDYTIEEAAQAIIQVANANMCDALRLISVRRGYDPRDFALVAFGGAGPLHGAQLAKEMEIPTIIVPPHPGVAAAMGCLLVDVRHDISKTFVRNINDVSLDELEAEYVTMEKEAEDLLAEEGVDNDHSTLMRYIDMRYKGQWRSLAVPVSSNLQSLDAVLETFHEEHKREFAFSNTEQLVEIYGLRVTAIGTVPKPEFPKYGPSGLLEDALKGVRNVYFDGEMYATNVYNREQIPVLAEIQGPAIVDQLDTTTVIPPNFSARVDEYRNLIITVNE
- a CDS encoding hydantoinase B/oxoprolinase family protein — protein: MNKAQIITGATKSKLDPVTFEVLKNGFVNLVDQMAEQMLRTCYSFVIYNRDFSCALCDAEGNTVMQGTQDISVHVGTLHLTAKAVIEDFKDDIHPGDVFLVNDPYRGGTHFNDTRVVMPVFYNDQLIAFMQTNGHWADMGGSTPGSFDIKAKDHYGEGVRIPPVRIYHQGNYLKDVVNLLVMNMRVPEERLGDLQAQVEAAKVGQTQLMGMINKYGLETTLTAFEEVQDYVERLTKAKIQSLPKGTWDTVDYIDMDPDIGDGLIPIRVQMTISDEEITYDLNGSHPYIGCFLNAGFGASLSAAYAGTKTFFPEIPLNSGFYRAVKVILPENSVVNAPSPIAVTGYCSGAFEKILNACFELWSNIMPERALACTFNLEYLLIGGNDKRDEESNFFMWYDWMAGGHGGRIDRDGVNATSPAFGVGLSVQPCEGQERLSPVVTTKHEIITDSAGPGKYRGGCGVEKGGILTEVENTVMSYCCDRSRSITWGIFGGLPSTPHGAWLNPGKEEEQFLGTIFSNVKVEKGDSFTRPSAGGGGLGDPLERDIQAVLEDVIDEYVSVERAKKDYGVVIIEVDKDLDLFEIDYEATERERAYIKANRKKWLETDPKEVEHMFKNDTIDKLDVIRRYAVIMDYATNKVLKTSTEQFRESVNKRSVTYW
- a CDS encoding sigma-54 interaction domain-containing protein, with the translated sequence MEDSLANKILNSIIETSNNNITIADANGMILETNAEHWSVYGIETDEYKGKSVYQLEKEAVLTPSITALVLREKKTVQIMQHTQTGKIIMTQGYPIFADDGSIIRVISYAQDQTEIRNLQEQYEKLERKLQGYQTEVEELRRKEGIYYRSKEMQQIGNTIHRVADSDATVLLLGESGVGKSMFAHELHNQSQRSKEPFIEVNCSTIPESLFESEMFGYEAGSFTGATKKGKQGLIEQAHNGTLFLDEIGELPLSMQVKLLKVLQEKKFMRIGGKKEQHVDFRLVTATNQNLEEMVEKGKFRLDLYYRLNVIPLHIPPLRERKEEIPILINHYVDAMNEKYKTSKKLHATTYDFLIAYRWPGNVRELENLIERLILTTEAATILPTDLPAFFQGETIESTVPSFVSIQAENEKDFTIFDGLDLKAALEELEKRLLLKASQHCKSTYEIAKHLGISQPSVVRKLKKYQTEK
- a CDS encoding aldehyde dehydrogenase family protein — protein: MTKYLNFIGGEWKDSKNGAVKEHYNPANPSQLIGYTVPATADEVNEAVGQAKLSFLTWKQRSPVERGEILRKAADLLEAQAQGIAETATKEMGKRLIEMKGEVLRGAAILRYYAQEGMRKQGEVLPSANSQNTLYSMRVPLGVVSVITPWNFPVAIPIWKIAPALVYGNTVVWKPSQETGITAVKIAEVFEQAGLPAGVLNLVNGSGEIVGNTLVEHPEIAAITFTGSNRVGRQLASKAVAQNKKYQLELGGKNPVIVLEDADLDLAAKLTIDGAMKQTGQRCTATSRVYVEQSIYETFIEKLLEQVSQIKVGDGLEETVTMGPVASKKQFETVTSYINKGIEEGAEILYGGQALDAAVYNSGYFIEPTIFGKVTNEMTIAREEIFGPVLAVVKVENYTDALTQANDTIYGLSASLFTNNLDKAFDFIKNSEVGMVQINGETGGAEPQAPFGGMKESSSGTREQGQAAMEFFTAYKTVAITTNL
- a CDS encoding APC family permease codes for the protein MDVIFLAFGAMIGWGWVVLSGNWINSAGMVGAMIAFLGGGVLVIFVGLVYAELTAAMPDVGGELYYTLRGIGPKTAFVSAWALALGYLSVVAFEAVALPTVIEYIFPNYKMGYLYTVAEYDVYFTWVLVGSIVSIIVTAINYFGMKSAAVFQMVLTVIIALIGIMLMVGAGVNGNFANADPLFSGGSAGIITVLVMTPFLFVGFDVIPQASSEMNVSPKAIGKLLIFSVVVAVIFYVGIIFAVGVALDQNTLAASVLPTADAMAAVFGSDLFSTILILGGVAGILTSWNAFIVGGSRVLLSMAEKKMIPAWFGKIHPKYGTPVNAVMFIGGLATFAPLLGRPMLVWLVDAGGLAIVIGYLLVSIAFVQLRKKEPNMERPFRAGKSSAVGWIATILGIGFIAMYMPGMPAALIWPYEWIIFAGWWGIGFVLMYRMRENFVPGKITYRAEVTQSIEEIRNS